Proteins encoded in a region of the Vicia villosa cultivar HV-30 ecotype Madison, WI linkage group LG5, Vvil1.0, whole genome shotgun sequence genome:
- the LOC131606518 gene encoding non-specific lipid-transfer protein 1-like, with product MASMRVSCVVALMCMVVITAPIAVTSVSCIKVSAYLTPCLSYLKGGSGPSKLCCFGAKKLNGTAGTTADRQATCKCLKSAAGFVSGLNDTNAGTLSAKCSLNLPYKFGPDTDCSGITL from the exons ATGGCAAGCATGAGAGTTTCTTGTGTGGTTGCATTGATGTGCATGGTGGTTATTACTGCACCAATAGCAGTAACTTCCGTCTCATGCATCAAGGTTAGTGCTTACCTTACTCCATGCCTTTCTTATCTTAAGGGTGGCAGTGGCCCCTCGAAACTATGCTGCTTTGGAGCAAAGAAGCTTAACGGGACGGCTGGCACTACCGCCGACCGTCAAGCCACTTGCAAGTGCTTGAAGAGTGCTGCTGGTTTCGTTTCTGGTTTGAATGACACCAACGCCGGTACTCTCTCTGCTAAATGCAGTCTTAACCTTCCCTACAAGTTTGGCCCTGATACCGATTGTAGTGG CATCACTCTCTAA
- the LOC131604523 gene encoding uncharacterized protein LOC131604523, protein MIENIGLRIFRKRWELHGIRPSWIGEEIFRELLKYWESDEFAAKYENAKKMRASEKGGCLNAVGSISTAEHVRRMTKELNRPPLMTELVARTRKKKTGAFVDTRTQKAMDDYQALLVQFLTVNPQVLDGEGGSRPVTLTDEQRDTVRQLAINEVRREAAEREAALKAQMEAQMMAMQNDHQREMEVMAKRQSDMEAQMRQFMQSFGGNQNMGVLRRLIRKI, encoded by the exons ATGATAGAGAACATTGGTTTACGCATTTTCAG aaagcgttgggaacttcATGGCATCCGTCCTAGTTGGATAGGAGAAGAAATCTTTCGGGAACTTCTTAAATATTGGGAGAGTGATGAGTTTGCGGCCAAATATGAAAATGCAAAGAAGATGAGAGCCTCTGAAAAGGGTGGTTGCCTTAATgctgttggaagtataagcactgcTGAGCATGTTCGTCGcatg actAAGGAATTAAATAGACCACCACTTATGACCGAGCTGGTTGCGAGGACTCGGAAAAAGAAAACAGGAGCTTTTGTTGACACTCGTACACAAAAAGCTATG gatgattatcaagcattgctTGTACAATTTCTGACTGTTAATCCTCA agttctcgACGGGGAAGGAGGTTCACGTCCTGTAACTTTAACAGATGAACAGAGAGACACCGTAAGACAATTGGCGATAAATGAGGTGAGGCGTGAGGCGGCGGAACGTGAAGCAGCACTGAAAGCCCAAATGGAGGCCCAAATGATGGCAATGCAGAATGATCATCAGCGGGAAATGGAGGTCATGGCGAAAAGACAATCGGATATGGAGGCACAAATGCGACAATTTATGCAATCCtttggtggaaaccaaaataTGGGGGTTCTGCGCCGATTGATCAGGAAAATCTAA